A window from Oncorhynchus mykiss isolate Arlee chromosome 9, USDA_OmykA_1.1, whole genome shotgun sequence encodes these proteins:
- the prdm16 gene encoding histone-lysine N-methyltransferase PRDM16 isoform X12 has product MGCVANSTGTQLLLQLEALRTAAQLSQLYHLTENSKIYYKAIRDIEVGEELLVYMKDGLFPEGSMAPNLEDEQMYRCEDCDELFTSALELRRHQKYSCASAGSLFDTLSNEDFKQERDDSDHEPVHECKDCEKIFPNEYSLGQHMIVHTEEREYKCDQCPKAFNWKSNLIRHQMSHDSGKRFECENCDKVQHTRHVFTDPSNLQRHIRSQHVGARAHTCPECGKTFATSSGLKQHKHIHSSVKPFICRASDSSRHNPIGEVCHKSYTQFSNLCRHKRMHADCRTQIKCKDCGQMFSTTSSLNKHRRFCEGKNHYGPAGGLFAPGIPMSSSPILAKSKHHHPHHHPGLNHSGLAFPDYFPSRPHPHPHAGLPFSPGPHGFPSLSHGFPGLFPPSLYPRPPLLPPSPMLKSPLGNNSNNGGIQEGKLPRSPLDGPPLSLVSSMNNNNGGGSLLSSQEREDKDRLAYGEAKAKAKMSEVSDGSDLEDVNTTSGTDLDTTTGTASGSDLDSDAESEREQRERSTGAKRRKAAGAGGARGAERAGLDGRPDDVSSGSVSAVSSLSNLACERPSFLSGASQHSFFPPPEEQALPPTTTGGAAATDSIKAIASIAEKYFGPGLMGLQEKKIGSLPYHSMFPFQFLPNFPHSLYPFAERAGTLNPGMFFKAEPKSPREQHPTPHKMSAPGTGESSPFDLTTKPKEAKPAPPAPSKPTPPSSSSNAPLILPGGEEQPLDLSIGSRRRDGHNGMVAPEQPPSRKNHRKEEHPGSHPHSHAQHPQGHSLLQPPLPQQQQSLAQPPQQQPSLHYAKPSPFFMDPIYSRVEKRKLLDPVGALKEKYLRPSPLLFHPQLQYLYRGTPSLPQMSAMENMTEKLESFGALKLDAPPNSLQHSAHPLFNFRSPPPSLSDAILRKGKERYTCRYCGKIFPRSANLTRHLRTHTGEQPYRCKYCDRSFSISSNLQRHVRNIHNKEKPFKCHLCNRCFGQQTNLDRHLKKHEHESIPVSQHSGILSNLGNNVSSPNSEPDNHALLDEKEDSYFSEIRNFISNSELNQASSSTDKRSEVAEEERPSSHSLSNSKMAARGLEEEEEEAEGDDEEEEEGSLTEKSQDEAPESPSPVTMVTPEAYEDEEEEEAEEEEEATPLAMSYEHTRRCIEEDGGLLDLESLPSFPKGLELHKASSSEEPPFDVKDIFNTASLESEALKETLYRQAKTQAYAMMLSLSENNPLHASSQNSLDAWLSMGGGPSETSSFHPLNHI; this is encoded by the exons ATGGGTTGTGTTGCCAACTCCACCGGGACTCAACTGCTGTTACAACTGGAAGCTCTAAGAACCGCGGCGCAACTTTCCCAACTCTACCACCTCACCGAGAACAGCAAG ATTTATTATAAAGCTATTAGGGATATTGAAGTGGGGGAGGAGCTCCTGGTGTATATGAAGGACGGACTTTTCCCGGAGGGATCGATGGCACCGAACCTAGAAG ACGAGCAGATGTACCGCTGCGAGGACTGTGACGAGCTGTTCACCTCGGCCCTGGAGCTGCGGCGGCACCAGAAGTACTCGTGCGCCAGCGCCGGCTCCCTGTTCGACACGCTCAGCAACGAGGACTTCAAGCAGGAGCGCGACGACAGCGACCATGAGCCCGTCCATGAGTGCAAGGATTGCGAGAAGATCTTCCCCAACGAGTACAG TCTGGGCCAGCACATGATTGTGCACACAGAGGAGCGGGAGTACAAGTGTGACCAGTGTCCCAAGGCCTTCAACTGGAAGTCCAACCTCATCCGTCACCAGATGTCCCACGACAGCGGAAAGCGGTTCGAGTGTGAAAACTGCGATAAGGTACAGCACACCCGGCAC GTGTTTACGGACCCCAGCAACCTGCAGCGCCACATCCGCTCACAGCACGTAGGAGCGCGCGCTCACACCTGCCCCGAGTGTGGCAAGACCTTCGCCACCTCCTCGGGCCTCAAGCAGCACAAGCACATTCACAGCAGTGTCAAGCCCTTCATCT GCAGGGCCAGTGACAGTAGCAGACACAATCCCATAG GCGAGGTGTGCCACAAGTCCTACACGCAGTTCTCCAACCTGTGCCGCCACAAGCGCATGCACGCCGACTGCCGCACCCAGATCAAGTGTAAGGACTGTGGCCAGATGTTCAGCACTACCTCCTCCCTCAACAAGCACCGGCGCTTCTGTGAGGGCAAGAACCATTACGGCCCTGCTGGGGGACTTTTCGCTCCCGGCATCCCCATGAGCAGCAGCCCCATCCTGGCCAAGTCTAAGcaccaccatccccaccaccacccgGGCCTCAACCACTCGGGCCTGGCCTTCCCCGACTACTTCCCCTCCCGGCCACACCCTCACCCCCATGCTGGCCTTCCCTTCTCCCCTGGGCCGCATGGTTTCCCTTCGCTCTCCCACGGCTTCCCGGGCCTTTTCCCCCCCTCGCTCTACCCCCGGCCGCCCTTACTGCCCCCCAGCCCGATGCTGAAGAGCCCCCTGGGCAACAACAGTAACAACGGTGGGATTCAGGAGGGCAAGCTGCCCCGCAGCCCCCTGGACGGGCCTCCACTGTCTCTGGTCAGCTCCATGAACAACAACAATGGAGGTGGTAGTCTCCTCAGCAGCCAGGAGAGGGAGGACAAGGATAGGCTGGCGTACGGCGAGGCCAAGGCCAAGGCCAAGATGTCGGAGGTGTCGGACGGCAGTGACCTGGAGGACGTCAACACCACCAGCGGCACCGACCTGGACACCACCACCGGCACCGCCTCGGGTTCAGACTTAGACAGCGACGCAGAGAGCGAGCGGGAACAACGGGAGCGGAGCACCGGCGCCAAGAGGAGGAAGGCGGCGGGCGCTGGAGGGGCGAGGGGGGCGGAGAGGGCGGGTCTGGACGGGCGGCCGGACGACGTGAGTAGTGGCTCGGTGTCGGCGGTGTCCAGCTTGAGCAACCTGGCCTGCGAGcgtccctccttcctctccggcgCCTCCCAGCACTCCTTCTTCCCGCCTCCGGAGGAGCAGGCGCTGCCACCCACCACCACAGGGGGCGCCGCTGCCACTGACTCCATCAAGGCCATCGCCTCCATCGCAGAGAAGTACTTTGGCCCTGGCCTCATGGGCCTGCAGGAGAAGAAGATCGGCTCGCTGCCCTACCATTCCATGTTCCCCTTCCAGTTCTTACCCAacttccctcactccctctacCCCTTCGCAGAGCGGGCCGGCACCCTCAACCCCGGCATGTTCTTCAAGGCTGAGCCCAAGTCGCCTCGTGAGCAGCATCCGACACCCCACAAAATGTCCGCCCCGGGCACTGGAGAGTCATCGCCCTTCGACCTCACCACCAAGCCCAAGGAGGCCAAGCCGGCCCCACCGGCCCCCTCCAAGCCCACCCCACCCAGCAGTAGCAGCAACGCCCCCCTCATTCTCCCCGGGGGTGAGGAGCAGCCGCTGGACCTGAGCATCGGCAGCCGCCGACGGGACGGACACAACGGGATGGTGGCCCCCGAGCAACCGCCCAGCCGCAAGAACCACCGCAAGGAGGAGCACCCCGGCAGCCACCCGCACTCCCACGCCCAGCACCCCCAGGGCCACTCCCTCCTCCAGCCCCCGCTGCCCCAGCAACAGCAGTCCCTGGCTCAGCCGCCCCAGCAGCAGCCCTCCCTGCACTACGCCAAGCCCTCACCCTTCTTCATGGACCCAATATACAG CAGGGTGGAAAAGAGGAAGTTACTGGACCCTGTGGGAGCTCTGAAGGAGAAGTACCTGAGGCCCAGCCCGTTGCTctttcatccacag CTACAGTATCTTTACCGTGGTACACCTTCTTTACCTCAGATGTCGGCCATGGAGAACATGACGGAGAAGCTGGAGAGCTTCGGCGCTCTCAAACTGGACGCCCCGCCCAACTCACTGCAGCACTCCGCCCACCCGCTCTTCAACTTCCGCTCGCCGCCGCCCTCCCTCTCCGACGCCATCCTCCGCAAAGGCAAAGAGCGTTACACCTGCAG gtACTGTGGGAAGATCTTCCCCAGGTCAGCTAATCTTACCAGGCACTtacggacacacacaggagagcagCCCTACAG GTGTAAATACTGTGACCGTTCGTTCAGCATCTCCTCCAACCTCCAGCGGCATGTGCGTAACATCCACAACAAGGAGAAGCCCTTCAAGTGTCACCTGTGCAACCGCTGCTTCGGCCAGCAGACCAACCTGGACCGTCACCTCAAGAAGCACGAGCATGAGAGCATCCCCG TGAGTCAACACTCTGGGATCCTCTCCAACCTAGGAAACAACGTTTCCTCTCCCAACTCCGAGCCAGACAATCATGCACTTTTAGATGAGAAGGAGGACTCGTACTTCTCAGAAATCCGCAACTTCATTTCCAACAGCGAGCTGAACCAGGCATCCAGCTCAACAGACAAGAG GTCAGAGGTTGCGGAAGAGGAGCGTCCATCTAGCCACAGCCTGTCCAACTCCAAGATGGCAGCCCGGgggctggaggaagaggaggaggaggcggagggagatgacgaagaggaggaggaaggcagCCTGACAGAGAAGTCTCAGGACGAGGCGCCTGAGTCCCCCTCCCCGGTCACTATGGTCACGCCGGAGGCGTACGAGgacgaagaagaggaggaggcggaagaagaggaggaggccaCACCGCTAGCCATGAGCTACGAACACACCCGCAG GTGTATAGAGGAAGACGGTGGGCTGTTAGACCTGGAGTCCCTGCCCAGCTTCCCCAAGGGCCTGGAGCTGCATAAGGCCAGCAGCAGCGAGGAGCCCCCCTTTGATGTTAAAGACATTTTTAACACCGCCTCGCTCGAGTCTGAGGCCCTGAAAGAGACTCTGTACAGGCAGGCTAAAACCCAG gctTATGCAATGATGCTGTCTCTGTCGGAGAACAACCCTTTGCACGCGTCCTCCCAGAACTCACTGGATGCCTGGCTGAGCATGGGAGGAGGCCCGTCCGAGACGAGCAGCTTTCACCCACTCAACCACatctag